tttttttagtttttcagattcagattcatatAATTTATTAGCCAAAGTATATACAGTTATAAAATTACATAGAGACATATTGATACATTGGCTGAGCATCTTGAGAGTAAACTACTCAGATGCTCCGTGAAAACTGTCTATACACGTATATGACTAATGATTTACAAAACTATACACAAGTTATGGTAGTTAGACCAAAACAAAATGATATATattgaaataggaaaaataggtaTTGTGGGAAACATATGATAGAAAGTACATAATATTTACCGAGATGACAgaatatatgattttaaaaagtttttaaaaagacTATAGTTATTCATTTCCTAACATGCTCGGGAAGTTTATTCCAGATTTTTAGGCCTCGATAAAGAATGCAAGACTGTGATTGTGAGGAATTTCATTAAGGGAATTACAGTTTAATTATGGTAATTTAATTAGGGGATTGCAGTTTCCGAAAGCTTTAGAACGGTTTAGTCTGTATGTAAGAACGTTAATAGTATGGTAGATGATCGATTTAAACGGAGTGAACTGAAATCTCGCTCAatttcattaattcttaaaataTTTAGCTAATCACGGGCATCAACTGTGGATGTATTGCTTGATAGACCTGTGTTCTTAATAGCCTTTTTTGTGCCTTCACTAGTGGTGGCAAAGAGGTAGTATGAGCTCCTCCCCATACCACTATACAATAGGACAAATGAGGATGTATTAATGAGTAATAAATTGATTTCATTGCCTTTACAGTTGACATGTGTCGGGTATGATATAATATAGCACATTCCTTGTTAATATTTGCTTGAATTTTGTTATGATCTTTCCATGTGTTTTTCGTCTATATGTAGACCCAAAAATTTAGTACTTCTTTCATGTCCATTCTTATAGATtggacatatagatatgaatatagatacaaacatacatattgacatttatgcatatatatgcatgtatgatatgtataatatatatatatatacatatatgtatataatgtatatatatgtgtatatatatatgtatatatataatatatatatatatatatatatatatatatatatatatatatatatatatatatatatatatatatgcatacacacacacacacacacacacacacacacacacacacacacacacacacacacacacacacacacatatatatatatatatatatatatatatatatatatatatatatatgtatatgtatatatatatgtatatatgtgtatatatatgtacatatatatgtatatatatatatatatatatgtatatatgtatattatatatatgtatatatatatatatatattatatatatatatatatatatatatatatatatttatataaatatatatatgaatatatatatccatatatatatgtatattatatatatatatatatatatatatatacatatatatatatacatatatacatacatacatacatacatacatacacacatatatatatatatatatatatatatatatatatatatatatatatatatatatatatatatatatatatatatatatatatatatatatatatatatatatatatatgtatgtataatatatatatatatatattatacactcacacacacacacacacacacacacacacacacacacacacacacacacacacacgcacacgcacacacacacacacacacacacacacacatacacacacacacacgcacatgcacacacgcacacacgcacacacacacacacacacacacacacacacacacacacacacacatgcatacatatacatatatatatatatatatatatatatatatatatatatatatatatatatatatatatatatatatatatatatatatatatatatatgtatgtttatatatatgtatatatatatatgtatatttatatatatgtttatttatatatatttatatatatgtatatatatgtatatatatttatatatatatgcatatatatatgtatatatatatatatatatatatatatatatatatatatgtatatatatatataatcatataatcatatatacatgcatgtgcatgtatgtttatatgatgatatatatatatatatatatatatatatatatatatatatatatatatatatatatatatatatatatatatatatatatatagtatataccatataatatatacatgcatatgcatttatatatgcaatatatatatatataaatatatatatatatatatatatatgtatatatatatatatatatatatatatatatatatatattaatatatatatagatatatatatataaattatatatatacatatatatataatatatatatattatatatattatatatatatatttatataaatatatatatgtatatatatacatatatatatgtatatcatatatatatatatatatatatatatatatacatacatatatatatacatatatacatacatacatacatacatacatatatatatatatatatatatatatatatatatatatatatatatacatacatatatatatacatatattcatatatacatacatatatatatatatatatatatatatatatatatatatatatatatatatatatatgtatatatataaatgtgtgtgtgtgtgtgtgtgagcttatatttgtatagacaaatatatatatatatatatatatatatatatatatatatatatatatatatatatatatttgcctatacaAATATaagctcacatatatacatatatatacatatataggtatatatatatatatatatatatatatatatatatatatacatatatatatatacatatatatatacatatatatacatatacatatacgtatatatttatatattatatcaatatcagtgtatatatatatatatatatatatatatatatatatatatatatatatatatatatatatatatatatacatatatatgtgtgtgtatgtgtgtttattttgatttgatattcttatctaatttttttctatattttatatatattttatgcgtTTCTCGaattcatagacagatagatagatagattttttttctttttttctcttttttctgttattctaaatggttttgtatttatttttttcttacttttatattttataaaatctATTTTGTGCATAGTTTCtcgaaatagacagatagatagatggactttaattttttttccccttgtatatttttgtgttattgtaaatggttttgtgtgttttttcttacttttatattttataaaatctAATTTATGCAACATAGTTACTCGAACTCATCGAGGATCAGTCCGAATAGAAGCGAAAGGGACTCAGTTcgagcgacctcctgggtctcctcctcgggagtgacgggggcggcgacctcctggctctcctcctcgtcttcttcgcgAGTGACGGGGGCTTGGGCCTCCCTCCTTCACGGGCTCTCGGACCGCTTCCCCGCCACACGCCGGGGCGCCTCCTGCGCTGGCCTCCTCGTCGGCACCGGCGCGTTCCCCTGGGAGCGTCAGCCGTACAGCCGATGTTTCGGGGTCAGGTCGAGCCGCGAGCCGAACAGGAACGGCATCCCCACGACCAGGACGTCGTCTTCCGCCGCCATCTCGTCCGGCCGCACGACACAGGGCCCCGTGAATTCTTTGCCGAAGCCCTTGACGCGCACGTCCTCGCTCTCGTAGTTGCACTGCTTGTCCAGGTGGATCTAATCACTGTCTATTGGTAATGGCTGACGTCGATCATCTTGAGGCCGAGTTTGAGCGCGGTGGACATGCTGCCCACGAACAGCATATTGGTACCCGGGTCAGGCATAGCCACGACGTCCTGGCCGTTTACACTGACCGTAGTTTCCAAAGGCTGGCACTCCTCCATCTCAGCGACGTGCGATCCTACGGCTTTTACGGAGATCGAGAACTGATCGACGTCGACTTTTACTGGAACGATGAAGACGTTTCGGCGATGCGGGTGGAAGTGAGTGAAAGCGCGACGAACAGCTCGCTCGGACTCAACATTCTGTAGCAGTTCTCTTCCGCCATCGATCCGCACAAACAGTTGCTCACATTTAGACGCCACGAGGCTGAGCTGGAGGAGTACCAGCTTTTGGAAACTACAGTCAGTGTAGACGGCCAGGACGTCGTGGAGATCCAGGAGGTCGCCGCCCCCGTCACccccgaggacgaggacgaggaggagatccaggaggtcgccgcccccgtcacccccgaggacgaggacgaggaggagatccaggaggtcgccgcccccgtcacccccgaggacgaggacgaggaggagatccaggaggtcgccgcccccgtcacccccgaggacgaggacgaggaggagatccaggaggtcgccgcccccgtcacccccgaggacgaggacgaggaggagatccAGGAGGTCGCCGCCCCCGTCACCCCCGAGGACGAGGACGTCGTGGAGATCCAGGAGGTCGCCGCCCCCGTCACCCCCGAGGACGAGGACGTcgtggagacccaggaggtcgccgcccCCGTCACCCCCGAGGACGAGGACGTcgtggagacccaggaggtcgccgcccCCGTCACCCCCGAGGACGAGGACGTcgtggagacccaggaggtcgccgcccCCGTCACCCCCGAGGACGAGGACGTcgtggagacccaggaggtcgccgcccCCGTCACCCCCGAGGACGAGGACGTCGTGGAGATCCAGGAGGTCGCCGACCCCGTCACCCCCGAGGACGAGGACGTCGTGGAGATCCAGGAGGTCGCCGCCCCCGTCACCCCCGAGGACGAGGACGTcgtggagacccaggaggtcgctcgAACTGAGTCCCTTTCGAGTCCCCGCCTTGCTTCTCTTCGGACTGATCCTCGATGAGTTCGAGTAACTATGTTGCATAAATTAGATTTtataaaatattaaagaaaaaaatacataaaaaaaacatttagaataacaaaaaaatatacaaggaaaaaaaatccgtcTATGAATTTGAGAAGCATAAAAtagattttataaaaatatataaaagaaagaaaaaataatgaattagaTAAGAAtatcagagagaaataaagaaaaatacacacacacacacacgcacacgcacacgcacacacacacgcacacgcacacgcacacgcacacgcacacacacacacacacacacacacacacacacacacacacacacacacacacacacacacacatatatatatatatatatatatatatatatataagtacgtttCCATgggctatatatctatatatggtgtCAAAGGGCCAATGGCAATGGGCGGTCCCTTTCGCGATGGCGAGGCAGACCCTGAGCTTCCCCGTGCTTCCTTGGTAATCTTCGCGACGCACATTGTCCCAGAATTCCTGTCTTGTCACCCTCGCCACAGCGCTCGcttggtccgtggggcctctgaaccccgcctggtccgtggggcctctgaaccccgcctggtccgtggggcctctgaaccccgcctggtccgtggggcctctgaaccccgcctggtccgtggggcctctgaaccccgcctggtccgtggggcctctgaaccccgcctggtccgtggggcctgtgaaccccgcctggtccgtggggcctctgaaccccgcctggtccgtggggcctctgaaccccgcctggtccgtggggcctgtgaaccccgcctggtccgtggggcctctgaaccccgcctggtccgtggggcctgtgaaccccgcctggtccgtggggcctctggaccccgcctggtccgtggggcctgtgaaccccgcctggtccgtggggcctctgaaccccgcctggtccgtgaggcctctgaaccccgcctggtccgtggggcctctgaaccccgcctggtccgtggggcctctgaaccccgcctggtccgtggggcctctgaaccccgcctggtccgtggggcctctgaaccccgcctggtccgtggggcctctgaaccccgcctggtccatggggcctctgaaccccgcctggtccgtggggcctctgaaccccgcctggtccgtggggcctctgaaccccgcctggtccgtggggcctctgaaccccgcctggtcccccgcctggtccgtggggcctctgaaccccgcctggtccgtggggcctctgaaccccgcctggtccgtggggcctctgaaccccgcctggtccgtggggcctctgaaccccgcctggtccgtggggcctctgaaccccgcctggtccgtggggcctgtgaaccccgcctggtccgtggggcctctgaaccccgcctggtccgtggggcctctgaaccccgcctggtccgtggggcctctgaaccccgcctggtccgtggggcctctgaaccccgcctggtccgtggggcctctgaaccccgcctggtccgtggggcctgtgaaccccgcctggtccgtggggcctctgaaccccgcctggtccgtggggcctgtgaaccccgcctggtccgtggggcctgtgaaccccgcctggtccgtggggcctctgaaccccgcctggtccgtggggcctctgaaccccgcctggtccgtggggcctgtgaaccccgcctggtccgtggggcctctgaaccccgcctggtccgtggggcctctgaaccccgcctggtccgtggggcctgtgaaccccgcctggtccgcggggcctctgaaccccgcctggtccgtggggcctctgaaccccgcctggtccgcggggcctctgaaccccgcctggtccgtggggcctctgaaccccgcctggtccgtggggcctgtgaaccccgcctggtccgtggggcctgtgaaccccgcctggtccgtggggcctctgaaccccgcctggtccgtggggcctctgaaccccgcctggtccgtggggcctctgaaccccgcctggtccgtggggcctgtgaaccccgcctggtccgtggggcctctgaaccccgcctggtccccCGCCTGGTcagtggggcctctgaaccccgcctggtcccccgcctggtccgtggggcctctgaaccccgcctggtccgtggggcctgtgaaccccgcctggtcccccgcctggtccgtggggcctctgaaccccgcctggtcccccgcctggtccgtggggcctctgaaccccgcctggtccgtggggcctctgaaccccgcctggtccgcggggcctctgaaccccgcctggtccgtggggcctctgaaccccgcctggtccatggggcctctgaaccccgcctggtccgtggggcctctgaaccccgcctggtccgtggggcctgtgaaccccgcctggtccgtggggcctctgaaccccgcctggtccgtggggcctctgaaccccgcctggtccgtggggcctctgaaccccgcctggtccgtggggcctctgaaccccgcctggtccgtggggcctctgaaccccgcctggtccgtggggcctctgaaccccgcctggtccgtggggcctctgaaccccgcctggtccgtggggcctctgaaccccgcctggtccgtggggcctgtgaaccccgcctggtccgtggggcctgtgaaccccgcctggtccgtggggcctctgaaccccgcctggtccgtggggcctctgaaccccgcctggtccgtggggcctctgaaccccgcctggtccgtggggcctctgaaccccgcctggtccgtggggcctctgaaccccgcctggtccgtggggcctctgaaccccgcctggtccgtggggcctgtgaaccccgcctggtccgtggggcctgtgaaccccgcctggtccgtggggcctctgaaccccgcctggtccgtggggcctgtgaaccccgcctggtccgtggggcctgtgaaccccgcctggtccgtggggcctctgaaccccgcctggtccgtggggcctctgaaccccgcctggtccgtggggcctctgaaccccgcctggtccgtggggcctgtgaaccccgcctggtccgtggggcctctgaaccccgcctggtccgtggggcctgtgaaccccgcctggtccgtggggcctctgaaccccgcctggtccgtggggcctgtgaaccccgcctggtccgtggggcctctgaaccccgcctggtccgtggggcctctgaaccccgcctggtccgtggggcctctgaaccccgcctggtccgtggggcctctgaaccccgcctggtccgtggggcctctgaaccccgcctggtccgtggggcctgtgaaccccgcctggtccgtggggcctgtgaaccccgcctggtccgtggggcctctgaaccccgcctggtccgtggggcctctgaaccccgcttGGTCCGTgaggcctctgaaccccgcctggtccgtggggcctctgaaccccgcctggtccgtggggcctctgaaccccgcctggtccgtggggcctgtgaaccccgcctggtccgtggggcctctgaaccccgcctggtccgtggggcctctgaaccccgcctggtccgtggggcctctgaaccccgcctggtcagtggggcctgtgaaccccgcctggtccgtggggcctctgaaccccgcctggtccgtggggcctctgaaccccgcctggtccgtggggcctctgaaccccgcctggtccgtggggcctctgaaccccgcctggtccgtggggcctctgaaccccgcctggtccgtggggcctctgaaccccgcctggtccgtggggcctgtgaaccccgcctggtccgtggggcctgtgaaccccgcctggtccgtggggcctctgaaccccgcctggtccgtggggcctctgaaccccgcctggtccgtggggcctgtgaaccccgcctggtccgtggggcctgtgaaccccgcctggtccgtggggcctctgaaccccgcctggtccgtggggcctctgaaccccgcctggtccgtgaggcctctgaaccccgcctggtcagtggggcctctgaaccccgcctggtccgtggggcctctgaaccccgcctggtccgtggggcctctgaaccccgcctggtccgtggggcctctgaaccccgcctggtccgtggggcctctgaaccccgcctggtcagTGGGGCCTCTGGatcccgcctggtccgtggggcctgtgaaccccgcctggtccgtggggcctctgaaccccgcctggtcagtggggcctctgaacccatCCTGGTcagtggggcctctgaaccccgcctggtccgtggggcctctgaaccccgcctggtccgtggggcctctgaaccccgcctggtccgtggggcctctgaaccccgcctggtccgtggggcctctggatcccgcctggtccgtggggcctgtgaaccccgcctggtccgtggggcctctgaaccccgcctggtccgtggggcctctgaaccccgcctggtcagtggggcctctgaaccccgcctggtcagtggggcctctgaaccccgcctggtccgtggggcctctggaTCCCGCCTGGTCAGTGGGGCctgtgaaccccgcctggtccgtggggcctctgaaccccgcctggtcagtggggcctctgaacccatCCTGGTcagtggggcctctgaaccccgcctggtccgtggggcctctgaaccccgcctggtccgtgaggcctctgaaccccgcctggtccgtggggcctctgaaccccgcctggtccgtggggcctgtgaaccccgcctggttcgtggggcctctgaaccccgcctggtccgtggggcctgtgaaccccgcctggtccgtggggcctctgaaccccgcctggtccgtggggcctctgaaccccgcctggtccgtggggcctgtgaaccccgcctggtccgtggggcctgtgaaccccgcctggtccgtagggcctctgaaccccgcctggtcaatggggcctctgaaccccgcctggtccgtggggcctctgaaccccgcctgccACGACCCCAAAGGGTTGCAAACCGAGCCGCCATTGGACTCGTCTTTCACCCAAGCCCAAGCGCGTCTGATTTGAAAGCGAGGAGACCTTCTTCAGGTTCGTAGACTGCATCGCCCCGGTCATGCTCCTGCTCTGCGCTGGGTCTGTGATCAGCTTCGCCTCGCTCCTCTACCTGCTCTACGAGGACGGCGAAGGGAACGGCCGACTGGTTCTTCAagataatttattttttcatataaagtTGGTGTGTTTGTGCCCATTCCTCTAGCCAGGCTCGATGTGTGGATATTTGCTTTTCGCCATCTTGCAGCCTCTGATCTCCGAGCCCCTGGCGCCTCCGAACACCGCTGGCACCCCCACCAGTGTTACCGATGCATAAAATGACcaaaatgtaaagaagagggggggggggaggaagagtggggataggagaaggataaggagaaggaatacAGTTTTCGTCTGCTATGCGAACATTTGAAGTGCGGGAAGTAACACCCGCAGATTTGCGGACCGCAGCACGCACTCACGCGCGCAAAATGTTCGCAAAAatgtattttacgttttttttcataGTAAATGGCTTTGTTGGTATTTGCACCATAAACAATGATTTCCTATGGTTTGAATCAATTATTCTACAAATAATTTGAAAAAT
This genomic stretch from Penaeus vannamei isolate JL-2024 chromosome 28, ASM4276789v1, whole genome shotgun sequence harbors:
- the LOC138867041 gene encoding collagen alpha-2(I) chain-like, whose translation is MTGAMQSTNLKKVSSLSNQTRLGLGERRVQWRLGLQPFGVVAGGVQRPHGPGGVQRGLTDQAGFRGPTDQAGFRGPTDQDGFRGPTDQAGFRGPTDQAGFTGPTDQAGSRGPTDQAGFRGPTDQAGFRGPTDQAGFRGPTDQAGFRGPTDQDGFRGPTDQAGFRGPTDQAGFTGPTDQAGSRGPTDQAGFRGPTDQAGFRGPTDQAGFRGPTDQAGFRGPTDQAGFRGLTDQAGFRGPTDQAGFRGPTDQAGFTGPTDQAGFRGPTDQAGDQAGFRGPTDQAGDQAGFRGPTDQAGFTGPTDQRPHGPGGVQRPHGPGGVQRPHGPSERCGEGDKTGILGQCASRRLPRKHGEAQGLPRHRERDRPLPLAL
- the LOC138867040 gene encoding E3 ubiquitin-protein ligase RNF12-B-like — encoded protein: MADVDHLEAEFERGGHAAHEQHIGTRVRHSHDVLAVYTDRSFQRLALLHLSDVRSYGFYGDRELIDVDFYWNDEDVSAMRVELLTFRRHEAELEEYQLLETTVSVDGQDVVEIQEVAAPVTPEDEDEEEIQEDEDEEEIQEVAAPVTPEDEDEEEIQEVAAPVTPEDEDVVEIQEVAAPVTPEDEDVVETQEVAAPVTPEDEDVVETQEVAAPVTPEDEDVVETQEVAAPVTPEDEDVVETQEVAAPVTPEDEDVVEIQEVADPVTPEDEDVVEIQEVAAPVTPEDEDVVETQEVARTESLSSPRLASLRTDPR